In Dermacentor variabilis isolate Ectoservices chromosome 7, ASM5094787v1, whole genome shotgun sequence, a genomic segment contains:
- the lute gene encoding BTB/POZ domain containing protein 3 lute isoform X3, with amino-acid sequence MVRSKRMYRLQERRAGQQPGGGAGAQSPTSPTLPPQQPPQQSVSPPPYSVSPPPAYLQCPSPPPGPLRSPGGSSNGSASSSSACGAIGGSGDSLSAPLRLGPGQTRDPNWQASRASVRERNAAMFRNELMSDVRFVVGPKGPLQQVVPAHRYVLATGSSVFHAMFYGGLAAPPGQDIEIPDVEPAAFLVLLRYLYCDDITLEADTVLATLYAAKKYLVPHLARACVAYLETSLTARNACVLLSQSRLFEEPVLAQRCWEIIDAQAALALSSDGFPDVDRPTLEAVLSRESLNTREAVIFDAALAWAGAECSRRGIELTPENRRECLGDALYLVRFPSMSLQEFADGAAQSGILTLRETADMFLHFAASRKPAVPFPIQARLGLPTRVCRRFQSCAYRSNQWRYRGRCDSVQFCADQRIFLAGFGLYGSSSGACEYRSRIELKRGGKALAQCDTRFHSDGSSSTFRVYFDHPVQIEADTYYTASAVLEGSELSYFGQEGMSEVSVGSVTFQFQSSSDSTNGTGVQGGQIPELIFYGAANPPESAS; translated from the exons CAGGCCAGCAGCCGGGCGGTGGGGCCGGCGCACAGTCACCCACCAGCCCCACGCTGCCGCCGCAGCAGCCTCCGCAGCAGTCGGTCTCCCCACCTCCGTACTCGGTGTCCCCTCCGCCTGCCTACCTGCAGTGCCCTAGCCCTCCGCCGGGACCATTACGGTCTCCGGGCGGCTCTAGCAATGGGTCCGCTTCGTCGTCGTCCGCATGCGGAGCAATCGGAGGCAGCGGAGACTCGCTGAGCGCACCACTCCGGCTCGGACCCGGGCAGACCCGGGACCCCAACTGGCAGGCGTCGCGGGCGAGCGTGCGGGAGCGCAACGCGGCCATGTTTCGCAACGAACTCATGAGCGACGTGCGGTTTGTGGTCGGGCCCAAGGGACCACTACAGCAGGTGGTGCCTGCGCACCGATATGTCCTCGCTACAGGAAGCTCGGTGTTCCATGCCATGTTCTATGGCGGACTGGCTGCACCACCTGGCCAGGACATTGAAATACCCGATGTGGAGCCAGCTGCCTTCCTCGTCCTCCTCAG GTACCTCTACTGCGATGATATCACGCTAGAGGCAGACACGGTGCTGGCCACACTGTACGCAGCCAAGAAATATCTGGTTCCCCATCTGGCCCGGGCATGTGTTGCCTACTTGGAGACCAGTCTCACCGCTCGGAACGCCTGTGTCCTTCTCAGCCAGAGCCGCCTCTTCGAAGAGCCCGTGCTGGCCCAACGATGTTGGGAGATCATCGACGCTCAAGCAGCTCTCGCCCTCTCCTCTGACGGTTTTCCCGACGTCGACAGGCCCACGCTAGAAGCCGTGTTGTCCCGCGAATCACTGAACACCCGCGAAGCAGTCATCTTCGACGCAGCCCTCGCCTGGGCTGGTGCCGAATGCAGTCGCCGTGGCATCGAACTCACCCCCGAGAACCGGCGCGAGTGTCTCGGAGATGCCCTGTACCTTGTCCGGTTCCCTTCCATGTCCCTTCAAGAGTTCGCAGACGGTGCGGCTCAGTCTGGCATCCTAACTCTCCGTGAAACTGCGGacatgtttttgcattttgcggcGAGCCGCAAGCCTGCCGTGCCATTCCCAATCCAGGCACGCCTGGGCTTGCCGACGCGCGTCTGCCGCCGGTTCCAGTCCTGCGCCTACCGCAGCAACCAGTGGCGCTACCGGGGCCGGTGCGACAGTGTGCAGTTCTGTGCAGACCAGCGCATCTTCCTGGCTGGGTTCGGCCTCTACGGCTCGAGCAGCGGTGCGTGCGAGTACCGCTCGCGGATCGAGCTCAAGCGGGGCGGAAAGGCGCTGGCACAATGCGACACCCGCTTCCACTCGGACGGGTCTAGCAGCACCTTCCGAGTCTACTTCGACCACCCCGTCCAGATTGAGGCCGACACCTACTACACTGCCTCGGCCGTGCTGGAGGGCTCAGAGCTCAGCTACTTCGGCCAGGAAGGCATGAGCGAAGTGTCGGTGGGCAGCGTCACCTTCCAGTTCCAGAGCTCCTCGGACTCTACCAACGGCACAGGAGTACAGGGCGGGCAGATCCCAGAGCTCATCTTTTACGGAGCAGCCAATCCACCGGAATCTGCTTCGTAG
- the lute gene encoding BTB/POZ domain containing protein 3 lute isoform X2 — protein sequence MSARATRRREESNNSVTTAKQWTFYGQQPGGGAGAQSPTSPTLPPQQPPQQSVSPPPYSVSPPPAYLQCPSPPPGPLRSPGGSSNGSASSSSACGAIGGSGDSLSAPLRLGPGQTRDPNWQASRASVRERNAAMFRNELMSDVRFVVGPKGPLQQVVPAHRYVLATGSSVFHAMFYGGLAAPPGQDIEIPDVEPAAFLVLLRYLYCDDITLEADTVLATLYAAKKYLVPHLARACVAYLETSLTARNACVLLSQSRLFEEPVLAQRCWEIIDAQAALALSSDGFPDVDRPTLEAVLSRESLNTREAVIFDAALAWAGAECSRRGIELTPENRRECLGDALYLVRFPSMSLQEFADGAAQSGILTLRETADMFLHFAASRKPAVPFPIQARLGLPTRVCRRFQSCAYRSNQWRYRGRCDSVQFCADQRIFLAGFGLYGSSSGACEYRSRIELKRGGKALAQCDTRFHSDGSSSTFRVYFDHPVQIEADTYYTASAVLEGSELSYFGQEGMSEVSVGSVTFQFQSSSDSTNGTGVQGGQIPELIFYGAANPPESAS from the exons GCCAGCAGCCGGGCGGTGGGGCCGGCGCACAGTCACCCACCAGCCCCACGCTGCCGCCGCAGCAGCCTCCGCAGCAGTCGGTCTCCCCACCTCCGTACTCGGTGTCCCCTCCGCCTGCCTACCTGCAGTGCCCTAGCCCTCCGCCGGGACCATTACGGTCTCCGGGCGGCTCTAGCAATGGGTCCGCTTCGTCGTCGTCCGCATGCGGAGCAATCGGAGGCAGCGGAGACTCGCTGAGCGCACCACTCCGGCTCGGACCCGGGCAGACCCGGGACCCCAACTGGCAGGCGTCGCGGGCGAGCGTGCGGGAGCGCAACGCGGCCATGTTTCGCAACGAACTCATGAGCGACGTGCGGTTTGTGGTCGGGCCCAAGGGACCACTACAGCAGGTGGTGCCTGCGCACCGATATGTCCTCGCTACAGGAAGCTCGGTGTTCCATGCCATGTTCTATGGCGGACTGGCTGCACCACCTGGCCAGGACATTGAAATACCCGATGTGGAGCCAGCTGCCTTCCTCGTCCTCCTCAG GTACCTCTACTGCGATGATATCACGCTAGAGGCAGACACGGTGCTGGCCACACTGTACGCAGCCAAGAAATATCTGGTTCCCCATCTGGCCCGGGCATGTGTTGCCTACTTGGAGACCAGTCTCACCGCTCGGAACGCCTGTGTCCTTCTCAGCCAGAGCCGCCTCTTCGAAGAGCCCGTGCTGGCCCAACGATGTTGGGAGATCATCGACGCTCAAGCAGCTCTCGCCCTCTCCTCTGACGGTTTTCCCGACGTCGACAGGCCCACGCTAGAAGCCGTGTTGTCCCGCGAATCACTGAACACCCGCGAAGCAGTCATCTTCGACGCAGCCCTCGCCTGGGCTGGTGCCGAATGCAGTCGCCGTGGCATCGAACTCACCCCCGAGAACCGGCGCGAGTGTCTCGGAGATGCCCTGTACCTTGTCCGGTTCCCTTCCATGTCCCTTCAAGAGTTCGCAGACGGTGCGGCTCAGTCTGGCATCCTAACTCTCCGTGAAACTGCGGacatgtttttgcattttgcggcGAGCCGCAAGCCTGCCGTGCCATTCCCAATCCAGGCACGCCTGGGCTTGCCGACGCGCGTCTGCCGCCGGTTCCAGTCCTGCGCCTACCGCAGCAACCAGTGGCGCTACCGGGGCCGGTGCGACAGTGTGCAGTTCTGTGCAGACCAGCGCATCTTCCTGGCTGGGTTCGGCCTCTACGGCTCGAGCAGCGGTGCGTGCGAGTACCGCTCGCGGATCGAGCTCAAGCGGGGCGGAAAGGCGCTGGCACAATGCGACACCCGCTTCCACTCGGACGGGTCTAGCAGCACCTTCCGAGTCTACTTCGACCACCCCGTCCAGATTGAGGCCGACACCTACTACACTGCCTCGGCCGTGCTGGAGGGCTCAGAGCTCAGCTACTTCGGCCAGGAAGGCATGAGCGAAGTGTCGGTGGGCAGCGTCACCTTCCAGTTCCAGAGCTCCTCGGACTCTACCAACGGCACAGGAGTACAGGGCGGGCAGATCCCAGAGCTCATCTTTTACGGAGCAGCCAATCCACCGGAATCTGCTTCGTAG
- the lute gene encoding BTB/POZ domain containing protein 3 lute isoform X1 — protein MSARATRRREESNNSVTTAKQWTFYAGQQPGGGAGAQSPTSPTLPPQQPPQQSVSPPPYSVSPPPAYLQCPSPPPGPLRSPGGSSNGSASSSSACGAIGGSGDSLSAPLRLGPGQTRDPNWQASRASVRERNAAMFRNELMSDVRFVVGPKGPLQQVVPAHRYVLATGSSVFHAMFYGGLAAPPGQDIEIPDVEPAAFLVLLRYLYCDDITLEADTVLATLYAAKKYLVPHLARACVAYLETSLTARNACVLLSQSRLFEEPVLAQRCWEIIDAQAALALSSDGFPDVDRPTLEAVLSRESLNTREAVIFDAALAWAGAECSRRGIELTPENRRECLGDALYLVRFPSMSLQEFADGAAQSGILTLRETADMFLHFAASRKPAVPFPIQARLGLPTRVCRRFQSCAYRSNQWRYRGRCDSVQFCADQRIFLAGFGLYGSSSGACEYRSRIELKRGGKALAQCDTRFHSDGSSSTFRVYFDHPVQIEADTYYTASAVLEGSELSYFGQEGMSEVSVGSVTFQFQSSSDSTNGTGVQGGQIPELIFYGAANPPESAS, from the exons CAGGCCAGCAGCCGGGCGGTGGGGCCGGCGCACAGTCACCCACCAGCCCCACGCTGCCGCCGCAGCAGCCTCCGCAGCAGTCGGTCTCCCCACCTCCGTACTCGGTGTCCCCTCCGCCTGCCTACCTGCAGTGCCCTAGCCCTCCGCCGGGACCATTACGGTCTCCGGGCGGCTCTAGCAATGGGTCCGCTTCGTCGTCGTCCGCATGCGGAGCAATCGGAGGCAGCGGAGACTCGCTGAGCGCACCACTCCGGCTCGGACCCGGGCAGACCCGGGACCCCAACTGGCAGGCGTCGCGGGCGAGCGTGCGGGAGCGCAACGCGGCCATGTTTCGCAACGAACTCATGAGCGACGTGCGGTTTGTGGTCGGGCCCAAGGGACCACTACAGCAGGTGGTGCCTGCGCACCGATATGTCCTCGCTACAGGAAGCTCGGTGTTCCATGCCATGTTCTATGGCGGACTGGCTGCACCACCTGGCCAGGACATTGAAATACCCGATGTGGAGCCAGCTGCCTTCCTCGTCCTCCTCAG GTACCTCTACTGCGATGATATCACGCTAGAGGCAGACACGGTGCTGGCCACACTGTACGCAGCCAAGAAATATCTGGTTCCCCATCTGGCCCGGGCATGTGTTGCCTACTTGGAGACCAGTCTCACCGCTCGGAACGCCTGTGTCCTTCTCAGCCAGAGCCGCCTCTTCGAAGAGCCCGTGCTGGCCCAACGATGTTGGGAGATCATCGACGCTCAAGCAGCTCTCGCCCTCTCCTCTGACGGTTTTCCCGACGTCGACAGGCCCACGCTAGAAGCCGTGTTGTCCCGCGAATCACTGAACACCCGCGAAGCAGTCATCTTCGACGCAGCCCTCGCCTGGGCTGGTGCCGAATGCAGTCGCCGTGGCATCGAACTCACCCCCGAGAACCGGCGCGAGTGTCTCGGAGATGCCCTGTACCTTGTCCGGTTCCCTTCCATGTCCCTTCAAGAGTTCGCAGACGGTGCGGCTCAGTCTGGCATCCTAACTCTCCGTGAAACTGCGGacatgtttttgcattttgcggcGAGCCGCAAGCCTGCCGTGCCATTCCCAATCCAGGCACGCCTGGGCTTGCCGACGCGCGTCTGCCGCCGGTTCCAGTCCTGCGCCTACCGCAGCAACCAGTGGCGCTACCGGGGCCGGTGCGACAGTGTGCAGTTCTGTGCAGACCAGCGCATCTTCCTGGCTGGGTTCGGCCTCTACGGCTCGAGCAGCGGTGCGTGCGAGTACCGCTCGCGGATCGAGCTCAAGCGGGGCGGAAAGGCGCTGGCACAATGCGACACCCGCTTCCACTCGGACGGGTCTAGCAGCACCTTCCGAGTCTACTTCGACCACCCCGTCCAGATTGAGGCCGACACCTACTACACTGCCTCGGCCGTGCTGGAGGGCTCAGAGCTCAGCTACTTCGGCCAGGAAGGCATGAGCGAAGTGTCGGTGGGCAGCGTCACCTTCCAGTTCCAGAGCTCCTCGGACTCTACCAACGGCACAGGAGTACAGGGCGGGCAGATCCCAGAGCTCATCTTTTACGGAGCAGCCAATCCACCGGAATCTGCTTCGTAG
- the lute gene encoding BTB/POZ domain containing protein 3 lute isoform X4: MVRSKRMYRLQERRGQQPGGGAGAQSPTSPTLPPQQPPQQSVSPPPYSVSPPPAYLQCPSPPPGPLRSPGGSSNGSASSSSACGAIGGSGDSLSAPLRLGPGQTRDPNWQASRASVRERNAAMFRNELMSDVRFVVGPKGPLQQVVPAHRYVLATGSSVFHAMFYGGLAAPPGQDIEIPDVEPAAFLVLLRYLYCDDITLEADTVLATLYAAKKYLVPHLARACVAYLETSLTARNACVLLSQSRLFEEPVLAQRCWEIIDAQAALALSSDGFPDVDRPTLEAVLSRESLNTREAVIFDAALAWAGAECSRRGIELTPENRRECLGDALYLVRFPSMSLQEFADGAAQSGILTLRETADMFLHFAASRKPAVPFPIQARLGLPTRVCRRFQSCAYRSNQWRYRGRCDSVQFCADQRIFLAGFGLYGSSSGACEYRSRIELKRGGKALAQCDTRFHSDGSSSTFRVYFDHPVQIEADTYYTASAVLEGSELSYFGQEGMSEVSVGSVTFQFQSSSDSTNGTGVQGGQIPELIFYGAANPPESAS, translated from the exons GCCAGCAGCCGGGCGGTGGGGCCGGCGCACAGTCACCCACCAGCCCCACGCTGCCGCCGCAGCAGCCTCCGCAGCAGTCGGTCTCCCCACCTCCGTACTCGGTGTCCCCTCCGCCTGCCTACCTGCAGTGCCCTAGCCCTCCGCCGGGACCATTACGGTCTCCGGGCGGCTCTAGCAATGGGTCCGCTTCGTCGTCGTCCGCATGCGGAGCAATCGGAGGCAGCGGAGACTCGCTGAGCGCACCACTCCGGCTCGGACCCGGGCAGACCCGGGACCCCAACTGGCAGGCGTCGCGGGCGAGCGTGCGGGAGCGCAACGCGGCCATGTTTCGCAACGAACTCATGAGCGACGTGCGGTTTGTGGTCGGGCCCAAGGGACCACTACAGCAGGTGGTGCCTGCGCACCGATATGTCCTCGCTACAGGAAGCTCGGTGTTCCATGCCATGTTCTATGGCGGACTGGCTGCACCACCTGGCCAGGACATTGAAATACCCGATGTGGAGCCAGCTGCCTTCCTCGTCCTCCTCAG GTACCTCTACTGCGATGATATCACGCTAGAGGCAGACACGGTGCTGGCCACACTGTACGCAGCCAAGAAATATCTGGTTCCCCATCTGGCCCGGGCATGTGTTGCCTACTTGGAGACCAGTCTCACCGCTCGGAACGCCTGTGTCCTTCTCAGCCAGAGCCGCCTCTTCGAAGAGCCCGTGCTGGCCCAACGATGTTGGGAGATCATCGACGCTCAAGCAGCTCTCGCCCTCTCCTCTGACGGTTTTCCCGACGTCGACAGGCCCACGCTAGAAGCCGTGTTGTCCCGCGAATCACTGAACACCCGCGAAGCAGTCATCTTCGACGCAGCCCTCGCCTGGGCTGGTGCCGAATGCAGTCGCCGTGGCATCGAACTCACCCCCGAGAACCGGCGCGAGTGTCTCGGAGATGCCCTGTACCTTGTCCGGTTCCCTTCCATGTCCCTTCAAGAGTTCGCAGACGGTGCGGCTCAGTCTGGCATCCTAACTCTCCGTGAAACTGCGGacatgtttttgcattttgcggcGAGCCGCAAGCCTGCCGTGCCATTCCCAATCCAGGCACGCCTGGGCTTGCCGACGCGCGTCTGCCGCCGGTTCCAGTCCTGCGCCTACCGCAGCAACCAGTGGCGCTACCGGGGCCGGTGCGACAGTGTGCAGTTCTGTGCAGACCAGCGCATCTTCCTGGCTGGGTTCGGCCTCTACGGCTCGAGCAGCGGTGCGTGCGAGTACCGCTCGCGGATCGAGCTCAAGCGGGGCGGAAAGGCGCTGGCACAATGCGACACCCGCTTCCACTCGGACGGGTCTAGCAGCACCTTCCGAGTCTACTTCGACCACCCCGTCCAGATTGAGGCCGACACCTACTACACTGCCTCGGCCGTGCTGGAGGGCTCAGAGCTCAGCTACTTCGGCCAGGAAGGCATGAGCGAAGTGTCGGTGGGCAGCGTCACCTTCCAGTTCCAGAGCTCCTCGGACTCTACCAACGGCACAGGAGTACAGGGCGGGCAGATCCCAGAGCTCATCTTTTACGGAGCAGCCAATCCACCGGAATCTGCTTCGTAG